The Acidobacteriota bacterium genome window below encodes:
- a CDS encoding dipeptidase, whose translation MKRSRVIVLIGILGFLFVPTASLSSAMKDDSISVQARKVHFSSIVLDTHIDVTPKLQTDWKFNEEHKEGHIDLPRMKKGGLNALFFSIYMSGTVTGPKAVNDSIERIAAVHRLAAELPDQVALCVTADQVRKAHKQDKIAALMGMEGGHMINNSLAVLRVYAELGVRYLTLTHSVNTDWADSSGDQPKHNGLTGFGKDVVRELNRLGVMVDISHVSDKTFWDAIEVSKAPMLASHSSCRAISGHARNMTDEMIKALAAKGGVIQINYLDQFIDNDLYEYSKKSQPLMRELLQKYPGRENAGLRREEAAKQFGRAPKASWEKIIEHIDHAVKLVGVGHVGLGSDFDGGSMPVGMEDCTQLPKITEALMRKGYSASDMRKILGENTLRLLEDAGRVSQQLRKTK comes from the coding sequence ATGAAGCGTTCGCGCGTCATAGTACTGATCGGCATCCTGGGATTTCTCTTTGTACCAACGGCTTCTCTTTCGAGTGCAATGAAAGACGATTCAATCAGCGTGCAAGCGCGAAAGGTGCACTTCTCATCCATCGTGCTGGACACGCACATCGACGTCACGCCCAAGCTGCAAACCGATTGGAAGTTTAACGAAGAGCACAAAGAGGGTCACATCGACCTGCCTCGCATGAAGAAGGGCGGGCTCAATGCGCTGTTTTTCTCGATCTACATGTCCGGGACGGTAACCGGACCCAAAGCAGTCAATGACTCGATCGAGCGAATTGCCGCCGTGCACAGGCTGGCCGCGGAGTTGCCCGATCAGGTTGCGTTGTGTGTGACCGCCGATCAAGTGCGCAAGGCTCACAAGCAAGACAAGATTGCCGCGCTGATGGGAATGGAAGGCGGGCATATGATCAACAACAGCCTTGCCGTTCTTCGAGTGTACGCCGAGCTCGGCGTCAGATACCTGACGCTCACGCATTCGGTCAACACTGACTGGGCCGACTCGTCAGGCGATCAGCCGAAGCACAATGGCTTGACCGGCTTCGGCAAGGACGTAGTTCGTGAGTTAAACCGGCTTGGCGTGATGGTGGACATCTCGCACGTTTCAGACAAGACTTTCTGGGATGCCATCGAAGTGAGCAAAGCGCCGATGCTCGCTTCGCATTCATCCTGCCGAGCCATCTCGGGCCATGCGCGAAACATGACCGATGAGATGATCAAAGCGCTGGCGGCGAAGGGCGGCGTCATTCAGATCAACTATCTCGATCAATTCATCGACAATGATTTGTATGAATACTCGAAGAAGAGTCAGCCGTTGATGCGTGAGCTTTTGCAAAAGTACCCGGGGCGCGAAAACGCCGGCTTGCGTCGCGAGGAAGCCGCCAAACAGTTTGGCCGCGCGCCAAAAGCGAGTTGGGAGAAGATCATCGAGCACATCGATCACGCGGTTAAGCTTGTCGGTGTAGGTCACGTTGGGCTTGGATCAGACTTCGATGGCGGCAGCATGCCGGTGGGCATGGAAGACTGCACTCAGCTCCCAAAGATCACCGAGGCCCTGATGCGAAAGGGCTACTCCGCGTCGGACATGCGGAAGATACTCGGTGAGAATACGTTGCGCTTGCTTGAAGATGCCGGGCGCGTTTCTCAGCAATTGCGGAAGACTAAGTGA
- a CDS encoding protease inhibitor I42 family protein, giving the protein MPQVDETSNGKEIELPIGETLELILEENRTTGFKWTLESKGEGVCKLASDDFEPGAKVGQPGKHRWVFRADRAGSDSIKLSYERSWKKQRKAERMFTLGIRVPE; this is encoded by the coding sequence GTGCCTCAAGTCGACGAAACTTCAAATGGGAAAGAGATAGAACTGCCAATCGGGGAGACGCTGGAGCTTATCCTGGAGGAGAACCGTACTACAGGATTCAAGTGGACTCTCGAATCGAAAGGCGAGGGCGTATGTAAGCTTGCAAGCGATGACTTTGAGCCGGGTGCCAAGGTCGGGCAACCAGGAAAGCATCGCTGGGTTTTCCGCGCTGATCGCGCGGGTTCCGACAGCATCAAACTGTCTTACGAGCGATCATGGAAGAAACAGCGTAAGGCCGAGCGGATGTTTACACTCGGTATACGGGTTCCCGAATAA
- a CDS encoding protein kinase — MISEIISHYRIIKELGAGGMGEVYLAEDTRLGRQVALKFLPASYEYDPERRTKFLAEARATSALRSPHIAAIYDIGEHDGSMYIVMEYVEGELLSEKIKRGPLQLSEAIDAAAQIADALSEAHSLGIVHCDVKASNLIVNQRGVVKLLDFGIAAAVGGASEGEGEAEDRTKRVGQQTLVGGPAGSVSYMSPEQAIGRALDHRSDIFSLGVVLYETITGRLPFEGETPIATMDNIIHAEPMPVARLNYAVPPDLERIVRKCLEKDRERRYQSMRDLLIDLRNLQRDSDSSSSAKTTGVGRHTRVVARTRSRKTIDSLAILPLANLSGDSGLEYLSDGVTEALINNLSRLPKLRVMARSTVFRYQGREMPDPQQIGNELGVRAVLIGRLLRRADSLIVKLELVDTTDGSHLWGEQYTREMSDILTLEHEIATEISEQLRLKLTSAQKKNLTKRSTENSAAYQTYLKGRYHWNKRTEEGIKKSIEYFEQAIALDAKFALAYAGLADAYNLLASYSAEPLATPFLRAKATALKALSLDDKLAEAHAALAAVKLWSEFDWQGGERGFRKAIELNPGYSTAHLWLALYLAAMERMDEGLAEIRLGYGLDPLSRVINLNLARILHFARQYDQAIAQCRKTIDMFPDYLIAHRRLGMSYGEKGMFEEAEAEFKKALAISENDSETMSAMAYAYSAAGRNEDARGILERLNALAKDVYVSPYSLARVHIGLAQFDEAFECIERTYQERHGILTYLKVEPIFDRLRSDPRFTDLLRRMDLSPIPSK, encoded by the coding sequence GTGATCTCCGAAATAATCTCGCATTACCGCATAATCAAAGAGCTCGGAGCGGGCGGCATGGGAGAGGTCTACCTCGCCGAAGACACCAGGCTCGGACGACAGGTCGCGCTCAAGTTTCTTCCGGCGTCTTATGAATACGATCCCGAGCGCCGCACGAAATTCCTCGCCGAAGCGCGCGCGACATCGGCGCTGCGCTCGCCGCACATAGCGGCCATCTACGACATAGGCGAGCACGACGGCTCGATGTACATCGTGATGGAATATGTCGAGGGCGAGCTGCTGTCGGAAAAGATCAAGCGCGGGCCGCTTCAGTTATCCGAGGCGATTGACGCCGCCGCGCAAATTGCCGATGCGCTTTCGGAGGCTCATTCGCTCGGCATCGTGCATTGCGACGTTAAGGCTTCGAACTTGATTGTGAATCAACGCGGCGTGGTGAAGCTGCTCGACTTTGGAATCGCGGCGGCAGTTGGCGGTGCAAGCGAAGGCGAAGGCGAAGCCGAAGACCGGACAAAGAGAGTCGGCCAGCAAACCTTAGTTGGCGGCCCCGCCGGATCCGTCTCGTACATGTCGCCGGAGCAGGCGATAGGCCGGGCGCTCGATCACCGCTCGGATATCTTCTCGCTCGGTGTGGTGCTATACGAAACGATAACCGGCAGGCTTCCCTTCGAGGGAGAAACACCGATTGCGACTATGGACAACATTATCCACGCGGAGCCGATGCCCGTCGCGCGTTTGAATTACGCAGTGCCGCCGGATCTTGAGCGCATAGTGCGCAAGTGTCTGGAGAAAGATCGAGAGCGCCGTTATCAATCGATGCGCGATCTGCTTATCGACTTGCGCAATCTGCAGCGAGACAGCGACTCGAGTTCGAGCGCCAAGACAACCGGCGTCGGCCGGCACACACGGGTAGTAGCCCGAACTCGTTCTAGAAAGACAATCGACTCGCTTGCGATTCTTCCGCTCGCGAATCTGAGCGGCGACTCGGGTTTGGAGTACCTGAGCGACGGCGTGACCGAAGCGCTTATCAACAATCTGTCGCGGCTTCCGAAACTGCGAGTGATGGCGCGCAGCACCGTATTTCGATACCAGGGCCGCGAGATGCCGGATCCTCAGCAGATCGGCAACGAGCTAGGCGTTCGAGCGGTGCTGATCGGAAGACTGCTTCGACGCGCCGACAGCTTGATCGTCAAGCTCGAGCTGGTCGATACCACCGATGGCTCTCATCTGTGGGGCGAACAGTACACTCGCGAGATGTCGGACATCCTAACGCTCGAACATGAGATCGCAACCGAGATCTCCGAGCAGTTGCGTCTGAAGCTGACCAGCGCCCAGAAGAAGAACCTGACAAAACGGTCAACGGAGAACAGCGCGGCATATCAGACTTATCTGAAGGGTCGCTACCACTGGAACAAGCGAACTGAAGAAGGGATCAAGAAGAGCATCGAGTACTTTGAGCAGGCGATCGCGTTAGATGCCAAGTTCGCGTTGGCCTACGCGGGGCTGGCCGATGCTTACAACCTGCTGGCCAGTTATAGCGCGGAGCCGCTTGCCACGCCGTTCTTGCGCGCAAAGGCGACCGCGCTGAAGGCGCTGAGCCTGGACGACAAACTCGCCGAAGCGCACGCCGCGCTCGCCGCGGTGAAGCTCTGGAGCGAGTTCGATTGGCAGGGGGGGGAACGCGGGTTTAGGAAAGCCATTGAGCTGAATCCAGGTTATTCGACTGCCCACCTCTGGCTCGCGCTTTACCTCGCGGCGATGGAGAGGATGGACGAAGGGCTCGCGGAGATAAGACTGGGCTACGGACTCGATCCACTCTCGCGAGTCATAAACCTGAATCTTGCACGGATTCTCCACTTCGCGCGGCAATACGATCAGGCGATAGCGCAGTGCCGGAAGACCATCGATATGTTTCCCGATTATTTGATCGCCCACCGGCGCCTCGGAATGTCATACGGTGAGAAAGGCATGTTCGAAGAAGCCGAGGCCGAGTTCAAGAAAGCGCTGGCGATCTCAGAGAACGACTCCGAGACGATGTCTGCGATGGCTTACGCTTACTCGGCGGCCGGGCGGAACGAGGACGCGCGAGGCATTCTCGAACGACTCAACGCGCTTGCGAAGGATGTTTACGTCTCGCCCTACAGCCTTGCGAGAGTTCACATCGGGCTTGCACAATTCGACGAAGCCTTTGAGTGTATCGAGAGAACCTATCAAGAACGTCACGGCATCCTGACTTATCTGAAGGTAGAGCCGATATTCGACCGGCTGCGTTCCGACCCGCGATTCACGGACTTGCTGCGGCGAATGGACCTCAGTCCCATCCCTTCGAAATAG
- a CDS encoding C1 family peptidase translates to MARKAKKDDDIPRRRIARFGWVPDLPDSRDLTYSAPLVSRTPLPSKVDLRKALPPVYDQGQLGSCTANAIGTAFQFGQQKQKLKDFVPSRLFIYYNERDMEATIGQDSGAYIRDGIKSVHKLGVCPETKWPYDPSPFPPNPRLTLKPTQACYTEAKKHIVEQYARVPRTLPQMKGCLASGYPFVYGFTVYESFDSAKVAKTGEVQMPKSGEEVLGGHAVLAVGYDDKTQRFIVRNSWGTGWGIKGNFTMPYSYLLDGNLSDDFWTIRLVK, encoded by the coding sequence ATGGCTCGCAAAGCAAAAAAAGATGATGATATTCCAAGACGTAGGATTGCTCGATTCGGGTGGGTTCCGGATCTGCCCGACAGCCGGGATCTGACCTATTCGGCGCCGCTTGTTAGTCGCACCCCGCTCCCGTCAAAGGTTGATCTTCGTAAAGCGTTGCCGCCTGTTTACGACCAGGGTCAGCTTGGAAGTTGCACGGCGAACGCAATCGGGACGGCCTTTCAGTTCGGTCAGCAGAAGCAGAAACTCAAGGATTTCGTCCCCTCGCGCTTGTTCATTTACTACAATGAGCGCGATATGGAAGCAACGATAGGCCAGGACAGCGGCGCATATATTCGCGACGGGATCAAATCCGTTCATAAACTCGGCGTGTGCCCTGAAACCAAGTGGCCGTATGACCCCAGCCCATTTCCGCCAAACCCCAGGCTCACTCTGAAGCCTACGCAGGCGTGCTACACGGAGGCAAAGAAACACATCGTCGAGCAATACGCTCGGGTGCCTCGAACGCTGCCTCAGATGAAGGGCTGTCTGGCCTCCGGTTACCCATTCGTCTACGGGTTTACGGTCTACGAGAGCTTCGATAGCGCCAAGGTTGCCAAGACCGGCGAGGTACAGATGCCGAAGTCTGGAGAAGAGGTGTTAGGTGGGCACGCGGTGCTTGCAGTCGGCTACGACGACAAAACCCAAAGGTTTATCGTCCGGAATTCCTGGGGAACAGGTTGGGGAATCAAGGGAAATTTCACGATGCCGTATTCCTATCTACTTGATGGCAACCTTTCGGATGATTTCTGGACGATCCGTCTGGTTAAGTGA